From the Lolium rigidum isolate FL_2022 chromosome 2, APGP_CSIRO_Lrig_0.1, whole genome shotgun sequence genome, one window contains:
- the LOC124689977 gene encoding uncharacterized protein LOC124689977: MRGSLCHLHTHEACSILLTRSTTAHSHRCTCSSFSPPQSRLQDSSNPSMFPSWRRHKFASQHMTAYRDIQSQSQKIQTNPKLHRKNRRRPTISGHPSSSRGHLQRRLDVAVLIVQENLAAGLPIVVKVTFFLSGRCSPARVPAASDLVHPSRGVHQFPGEMAPLFPLLAVLFSHCLASPNSDGAVACFLSECTFAMDVCNLRAASAFHRLLMHHVDAPISSDSYDYSSNLPAFASSRIGSRSGVVRYDKS, encoded by the exons ATGAGAGGCTCTCTCTGTCATCTTCACACGCACGAGGCGTGCTCAATCTTGCTCACGCGGTCGACAACAGCTCACAGCCACCGCTGCACATGCTCTTCTTTTTCCCCTCCTCAAAGCCGCCTCCAGGACTCTTCTAACCCTAGCATGTTCCCTTCCTGGCGCCGCCACAAATTCGCTTCTCAACACATGACTGCATACAGAGACATTCAGAGTCAGTCTCAGAAAATTCAGACAAATCCCAAACTCCACCGGAAGAATCGCCGTCGTCCGACCATCTCCGGCCACCCCTCGTCGAGCCGAGGCCACCTCCAGCGTCGCCTTGACGTCGCGGTTCTCATTGTCCAAGAAAATCTAGCAGCTGGCCTTCCAATCGTCGTCAAGGTCACCTTCTTCCTCTCCGGCCGCTGCTCTCCGGCAAGGGTTCCGGCCGCCTCCGACCTCGTCCACCCCAGCCGAGGTGTTCATCAGTTTCCTGGTGAGATGGCGCCCCTTTTCCCCCTCTTGGCCGTCCTATTTTCTCACTGTTTGGCTTCACCTAATTCTGACGGAGCTGTCGCCTGTTTTCTGTCCGAGTGCACCTTCGCCATGGATGTCTGCAACCTCCGTGCCGCTAGTGCTTTCCATCGTCTTCTTATGCACCACGTCGACGCACCCATCTCCTCCGACTCGTACGACTACAGCAGCAACCTCCCCG catttgcttcttcacggataggatcacgaagtggtgttgtgagatacgacaa